The Cyclopterus lumpus isolate fCycLum1 chromosome 6, fCycLum1.pri, whole genome shotgun sequence genome contains a region encoding:
- the acd gene encoding adrenocortical dysplasia protein homolog — translation MHRPARSRLSPWIESLILSYGSQEESVIGRLKAHVIGVGQMSQSQALGSEGPTGLLFLSDGLVQIPAILTVSAWEHLQEQEDRECFTSLVNTTVCIQDYELRFHMDLEQTKSRFVLSVGELATTAAGPVKDSTPCSTTLPSVRMKICKTWRALLGQETQDSQCGFDLSELLGEWQHDCLQAVLDDVRERLAAASPQPSTSTSPPTHPDIFAATSWAVDQVRYKGVKGFSVPMKCLLIPEEDAQQMQTPPNVGSRTTNGLSAASDDRARDSRPPSETTAPSVDDAEWRIATPAVVESDRDADETSLRPAEDSMLQESEIAVMIDCDIRSLSSLWDLHLPPCETSSCSNESPTPSPQPQHPAAPELRSDHSGILASPQLPVHSPKDSQQTSEHSNLPPYQKLPAASLTSVSPPEAFPRTPDLPPASDECCINAAQQTLPALDQQSPVLEKDVEEAVEEKYRKAQRKRSEPTPEADEEEAPISGSPPSWLFDSQGGSGADEGSSPGEGAVSRKRPTAHSDGRQFSYSYQLSGQNLQDFSRFKVTESLLHWAVKHLVVPKQTGDPVNSNQTSSDVTSL, via the coding sequence ATGCATCGCCCTGCTCGGAGCAGACTTTCTCCGTGGATAGAGAGTCTGATCCTGAGCTACGGCAGCCAGGAGGAGAGTGTCATCGGGCGGCTGAAGGCCCACGTCATCGGGGTGGGTCAGATGTCTCAGTCCCAGGCTCTTGGCTCCGAGGGCCCCACAGGGCTCCTCTTCCTGTCGGATGGGCTGGTCCAGATCCCTGCCATTCTCACGGTGTCAGCCTGGGAGCACCTTCAGGAGCAGGAGGACCGCGAGTGTTTCACCAGCCTGGTCAACACCACGGTGTGCATCCAGGACTACGAGCTGCGGTTCCACATGGACCTGGAACAGACCAAATCCAGATTTGTCTTATCAGTCGGGGAGCTGGCCACGACTGCGGCCGGGCCTGTTAAAGACAGCACCCCTTGCAGCACGACTTTGCCTTCCGTCAGGATGAAGATCTGCAAGACGTGGAGGGCCCTGCTGGGTCAGGAGACGCAGGACTCCCAGTGTGGGTTCGACCTGTCGGAGCTGCTGGGGGAGTGGCAGCACGACTGCCTGCAGGCCGTGCTGGACGACGTCCGGGAGAGGCTGGCGGCAGCGAGCCCGcagccctccacctccacttcaCCGCCGACCCACCCGGACATATTCGCCGCCACCAGTTGGGCTGTCGACCAGGTCAGATATAAGGGAGTGAAAGGTTTCAGTGTCCCCATGAAGTGTCTTCTCATCCCGGAGGAAGACGCTCAGCAGATGCAAACACCTCCAAATGTCGGAAGCAGGACAACGAATGGACTTTCTGCCGCCTCTGATGACAGAGCGAGAGACTCACGTCCACCTTCAGAGACCACGGCGCCTTCCGTTGACGACGCAGAGTGGCGAATAGCCACGCCAGCAGTTGTAGAGAGCGACCGGGACGCCGATGAGACTTCGCTGCGTCCCGCAGAGGACAGCATGCTACAAGAGAGCGAGATCGCAGTCATGATTGATTGCGACATCCGGTCTTTATCCAGCCTCTGGGACCTCCACCTTCCACCATGTGAAACCTCGTCGTGCTCTAATGAGTCTCCGACACCAAGCCCACAGCCGCAGCACCCCGCTGCTCCCGAACTCAGGTCCGACCACTCCGGGATCCTAGCCAGCCCGCAGCTCCCTGTCCACAGCCCCAAGGACTCCCAGCAGACATCAGAGCACAGCAACCTCCCGCCATACCAGAAGCTACCGGCTGCTTCTTTGACTTCTGTGAGTCCACCAGAGGCCTTCCCCAGAACGCCGGACCTGCCCCCTGCCTCAGATGAATGCTGCATAAACGCAGCTCAACAAACTCTTCCGGCTTTGGACCAACAAAGCCCGGTTTTGGAAAAGGATGTGGAGGAGGCCGTCGAGGAGAAATATAGAAaggcacagagaaagagaagtgaGCCGACACCAGaagcagatgaggaggaagctCCGATCAGCGGGAGCCCTCCGTCTTGGCTCTTTGACTCTCAGGGGGGCTCCGGGGCCGACGAGGGCAGCAGTCCCGGTGAAGGAGCCGTGTCCAGAAAAAGACCCACCGCTCACAGCGACGGCCGCCAGTTCTCTTACTCCTACCAGCTGTCAGGGCAGAACCTGCAGGATTTCAGTCGATTCAAAGTGACAGAGTCCCTGCTGCACTGGGCCGTGAAGCATCTTGTTGTTCCGAAGCAGACAGGCGATCCAGTGAACTCCAATCAGACGTCGTCTGACGTCACCTCGCTTTag